In Chitinivorax sp. PXF-14, a genomic segment contains:
- a CDS encoding DUF2249 domain-containing protein has product MSQQHHLDVAWLEPPEPMEQAIAALESLPDGDVLVLRIHRQPYPLYDMLRNEGYCYQCEPTEDGLFRITISRPA; this is encoded by the coding sequence ATGAGCCAGCAACACCATCTCGACGTCGCCTGGCTCGAGCCGCCTGAGCCAATGGAGCAGGCGATCGCCGCGCTGGAATCCTTGCCGGATGGCGATGTGCTGGTGCTGCGCATTCACCGCCAGCCCTATCCGCTGTACGACATGCTGCGCAACGAGGGCTATTGCTACCAGTGCGAGCCCACCGAGGACGGCCTGTTCCGGATTACCATCTCCCGGCCTGCGTGA
- a CDS encoding hemerythrin domain-containing protein produces MSDITNFLGDDHRRCDELLFQAEQAMSSGDWATCQAQATAFHEALFHHLQMEEDVLFPAFEQASGITQGPTVVMRGEHQDMRRLADELLDAAARKAGDDVAGVVDTLLILIQQHNLKEENVLYPMAEHHLGAAAADVVERMRNEVAA; encoded by the coding sequence ATGAGTGACATCACCAATTTTCTCGGCGACGACCATCGCCGTTGCGACGAATTATTGTTTCAGGCCGAACAGGCCATGAGCTCGGGGGACTGGGCGACATGCCAGGCGCAGGCCACGGCGTTCCACGAGGCACTGTTCCACCATCTGCAGATGGAAGAGGACGTGTTGTTCCCGGCGTTTGAACAGGCGTCCGGCATCACCCAGGGGCCGACCGTGGTGATGCGCGGCGAACATCAGGACATGCGCCGGCTCGCCGACGAGTTGCTCGATGCGGCGGCGCGCAAGGCGGGCGACGATGTCGCCGGTGTCGTCGACACGCTGCTGATCCTGATCCAGCAGCACAACCTGAAAGAGGAAAACGTGCTCTATCCGATGGCAGAACATCATCTGGGCGCCGCCGCTGCCGATGTGGTGGAACGGATGCGCAACGAGGTGGCGGCATGA
- a CDS encoding hemerythrin domain-containing protein, which produces MMPTSRSADALIPAIPSLDEPIEMLIACHGRVRAFTDTLRKLAAYLPDHGCDDQAKRAAENILRYFRIAAPKHHEDEEQDLFPALRQAGDSALTATLDALEAEHQQLHGLWTRIEPELAAVAEGRGAALADAEQFAATYQAHAAREEREVFPEAVRLLDAQTLNRIGAAMTARRRN; this is translated from the coding sequence ATGATGCCGACCAGTCGCAGTGCCGATGCACTGATCCCCGCCATTCCCTCGCTCGACGAGCCGATCGAGATGCTGATTGCCTGCCATGGCCGCGTGCGTGCCTTCACGGACACGCTGCGGAAGCTCGCCGCCTATCTGCCCGATCATGGCTGCGACGATCAGGCGAAACGCGCGGCGGAGAACATCCTGCGCTATTTCCGTATTGCCGCGCCCAAGCACCATGAAGACGAGGAGCAGGATCTGTTTCCCGCCCTGCGGCAAGCAGGGGACAGCGCCTTGACGGCAACGCTGGATGCGCTCGAAGCCGAGCACCAGCAACTGCACGGCCTGTGGACACGGATCGAGCCGGAGCTCGCTGCGGTGGCCGAGGGCAGGGGAGCGGCGCTGGCCGACGCCGAGCAGTTCGCCGCGACCTACCAGGCCCATGCGGCGCGCGAGGAGCGCGAGGTATTCCCCGAGGCCGTACGCCTGCTCGACGCTCAAACACTGAATCGCATCGGCGCGGCGATGACCGCCCGCCGGCGAAACTAG
- a CDS encoding response regulator: MSKPIRILLVDDHTLFRSGIKALLSRQPEFVIVGEASDGVEGVKRAVTLKPDVVLLDLNMPGLSGLDAVQLILQDAPSTAVVMLTVSEDAEDLSRALQAGARGYLLKNIDADFLISAIQRAARGEAVMAEAMTAKLMQQFRTLSSQPAQPQEKEKLTPREREILLCLARGDSNKEIARELNVAESTVKIHVQNILKKLNLSSRVQAAVYAVEHGLNLPMSDS; this comes from the coding sequence ATGAGTAAACCGATTCGTATCCTGCTGGTCGACGACCATACCCTGTTCCGTAGCGGCATCAAGGCCTTGCTCTCGCGCCAGCCCGAATTCGTGATCGTCGGCGAGGCATCCGACGGGGTCGAGGGCGTCAAGCGCGCCGTCACGCTGAAGCCGGACGTGGTGCTGCTCGACCTCAATATGCCCGGCCTCTCCGGCCTCGATGCAGTACAGCTGATCCTGCAGGATGCCCCGTCCACGGCGGTCGTCATGCTGACCGTGTCGGAAGATGCCGAGGACCTGTCGCGTGCGCTGCAGGCCGGCGCACGCGGCTATCTGCTCAAGAATATCGATGCCGATTTCCTGATCTCCGCGATTCAGCGCGCCGCGCGTGGCGAGGCGGTGATGGCCGAGGCGATGACCGCCAAGCTGATGCAGCAGTTCCGCACGCTGTCGAGCCAGCCGGCACAGCCGCAGGAGAAGGAGAAGCTCACCCCGCGCGAGCGAGAAATCCTGCTCTGCCTGGCGCGCGGCGACAGCAACAAGGAAATTGCACGCGAACTCAACGTGGCGGAAAGCACCGTCAAGATTCACGTGCAGAACATCCTCAAGAAACTCAACCTGAGTAGTCGTGTGCAGGCCGCCGTGTATGCGGTCGAGCATGGGCTCAACCTGCCGATGAGCGACTCATGA
- a CDS encoding type IV pili methyl-accepting chemotaxis transducer N-terminal domain-containing protein, with protein sequence MTLSDILPVRQRLTFKIVGLLLTFLTVALTAIGLTLWLSWQLEGGAAAINDAGSLRMRAYRLVNLSVRHELNVADRPDILQDIATTTRDMDRIFGTLQRGDPARPLFVPKSEIIQRKLAEARDDWIVRLRPALPSSGHAADIPALRVAAEAFVQTIDNEVLLIEIENSRRTTLLRMSQLVLGGLGVAGTVCVIYLLFLIIIRPVNLLQEGISKMAGGDFGVRLDIESRDEFGLLTAGFNQMAARLEDLYDTLEKRVEQKTQSVEQKNRELACLYDMTTFLSQPSTVEVLCEGFVDRVVSMFGAQGGTVRATDPGNNSLHMVVHRGVSKQMADQEHCLKEGECLCGEAAKTGMSVVHDLRKAVQLPFSHNCREEGFKTVSVFQIHSSHGSPGVFNLYFIEPRRFDGQEMQLLDTLGHHLGTALDNRRLAAKERELAVSQERNLMAQGLHDSIAQGLTFLNLQAQLLDDSIKRHDWELAGDTMPLIRAGIQESYEDVRELLHNFRAKLGQESLPEAIRITLDKFQRQTGVITHFEERGRGAPLPPEHQLQLLFIVQEALSNIRKHAQARHVMVKLRDAQDLELTILDDGIGFDPEAVKAKGESHVGLSIMRERAQRVGAQLSLDTSLGEGVRWRLWLAREQRMVA encoded by the coding sequence ATGACCTTGTCGGACATTCTACCGGTCCGGCAGCGGCTGACGTTCAAGATCGTCGGCCTGTTGCTGACCTTCCTGACCGTAGCGTTGACCGCCATCGGCCTCACGCTGTGGCTGTCGTGGCAGCTCGAGGGCGGCGCGGCGGCGATCAACGACGCCGGCAGCTTGCGCATGCGCGCCTATCGTCTCGTCAACCTGTCGGTGCGGCATGAGCTCAATGTCGCCGATCGTCCCGATATTCTGCAGGACATCGCCACCACCACGCGTGACATGGATCGCATCTTCGGTACGCTGCAGCGTGGCGATCCGGCGCGCCCGCTGTTCGTCCCCAAGTCCGAGATCATCCAGCGCAAGCTGGCCGAAGCCCGTGACGACTGGATTGTGCGCCTGCGCCCGGCCTTGCCGTCCAGTGGCCACGCGGCGGACATCCCGGCCCTGCGCGTGGCGGCCGAAGCCTTCGTGCAGACCATCGACAACGAGGTGCTGCTGATCGAGATCGAAAACTCGCGCCGCACCACGCTCCTGCGTATGTCGCAGCTGGTGCTCGGCGGGCTCGGCGTGGCCGGTACGGTCTGCGTGATCTATCTGCTGTTCCTGATCATCATCCGCCCGGTCAACCTGTTGCAGGAGGGCATCAGCAAGATGGCCGGCGGCGACTTCGGCGTGCGGCTCGATATCGAGAGCCGTGACGAGTTCGGCCTGTTGACCGCCGGCTTCAACCAGATGGCGGCGCGGCTCGAAGACCTCTATGACACGCTGGAAAAGCGTGTCGAACAGAAGACCCAGTCGGTCGAACAGAAGAACCGCGAGCTGGCCTGCCTGTACGACATGACCACCTTCCTGTCGCAGCCGTCGACGGTGGAGGTCCTGTGCGAGGGCTTCGTCGACCGCGTGGTGTCGATGTTCGGTGCGCAGGGCGGCACCGTCAGGGCGACGGATCCAGGCAACAACAGCCTGCACATGGTGGTGCATCGCGGCGTATCGAAACAGATGGCGGACCAGGAGCACTGCCTGAAGGAGGGCGAATGCCTGTGCGGCGAAGCGGCCAAGACCGGGATGTCGGTCGTGCATGACCTGCGCAAGGCGGTGCAGCTGCCGTTCTCGCACAATTGCCGCGAAGAGGGCTTCAAGACCGTGTCGGTATTCCAGATCCACAGCAGCCACGGCTCGCCGGGCGTGTTCAACCTGTATTTCATCGAGCCGCGCCGCTTCGATGGGCAGGAGATGCAACTGCTCGATACGCTCGGCCACCATCTTGGTACCGCGCTCGACAACCGCCGCCTCGCCGCCAAGGAGCGTGAGCTGGCCGTCTCGCAGGAGCGCAACCTGATGGCGCAGGGCCTGCATGACAGCATCGCCCAAGGGCTGACCTTCCTCAACCTGCAGGCGCAGCTGCTCGACGATTCGATCAAGCGGCACGACTGGGAGCTGGCTGGCGATACCATGCCGCTGATCCGGGCCGGTATTCAGGAAAGCTACGAGGACGTGCGCGAGCTGTTGCACAACTTCCGCGCCAAGCTCGGGCAGGAGAGCCTGCCCGAGGCCATCCGCATCACGCTCGACAAGTTCCAGCGGCAGACCGGCGTGATCACCCACTTCGAGGAGCGCGGCCGGGGCGCGCCCCTGCCGCCCGAGCATCAGCTGCAACTCTTGTTCATCGTGCAGGAGGCGCTGTCGAACATCCGCAAGCATGCCCAGGCCCGCCATGTCATGGTCAAGCTGCGCGACGCGCAGGACCTGGAGCTGACGATTCTCGACGACGGTATTGGTTTCGACCCGGAGGCGGTCAAGGCCAAGGGCGAGTCCCACGTCGGCCTCAGCATCATGCGCGAGCGGGCGCAACGTGTCGGCGCCCAGCTGTCGCTCGACACCAGCCTCGGCGAAGGCGTGCGCTGGCGGTTGTGGCTGGCGCGCGAGCAGCGTATGGTTGCTTGA
- a CDS encoding Crp/Fnr family transcriptional regulator: MSRAKLDLHGVLANLPLFKALSPAEIDELGQSVREIRADRGEVLFQKGDPSTGLWVIVFGQVKLAFPSPSGAEKVLQIFGPGQSFGEAVMFLERPMPVYAQTLVDSLILHVNKNAIFNAIETDATFARRMLAGLSTRLHELVHDVESYSLRSAAQRVIGYLLQEGNDEHAASFVVSLPATKNVIASRLNLTPETLSRVFAQLSHEGLITVDGRDVTVHDVERLRAFE; encoded by the coding sequence ATGTCCAGAGCCAAACTCGATTTACATGGCGTACTCGCCAACCTGCCCCTATTCAAGGCCCTGTCTCCCGCCGAGATCGACGAACTTGGCCAATCGGTGCGCGAAATCCGCGCCGACCGGGGCGAGGTGCTGTTCCAGAAGGGTGACCCTTCCACCGGGCTGTGGGTGATCGTGTTCGGTCAGGTCAAACTGGCCTTCCCGTCGCCGTCGGGCGCCGAGAAGGTGCTGCAGATATTCGGCCCCGGCCAGAGCTTCGGCGAGGCCGTGATGTTTCTCGAACGGCCGATGCCGGTGTACGCGCAGACGCTGGTCGACAGCCTGATCCTGCACGTGAACAAGAACGCCATCTTCAATGCCATCGAGACCGATGCCACCTTCGCGCGGCGCATGCTGGCCGGGCTCTCGACACGCCTGCACGAGCTGGTGCACGATGTGGAATCGTACAGCCTGCGCTCGGCCGCCCAGCGCGTGATCGGCTATCTGCTGCAGGAAGGCAATGACGAGCACGCTGCGTCCTTCGTCGTATCACTGCCGGCGACCAAGAACGTCATCGCCTCGCGCCTCAATCTTACGCCCGAGACCCTGTCGCGCGTGTTCGCCCAGCTCTCGCACGAGGGGCTGATCACGGTCGATGGCCGCGACGTGACCGTGCACGACGTCGAGCGGTTGCGCGCCTTCGAATAA
- a CDS encoding anaerobic ribonucleoside-triphosphate reductase activating protein has product MNHAASSAERLRIGGLARFSTVDWPGRLACVVFVQGCPWRCGYCHNPHLQPRDQADGPGWPALRDWLETRRGLLDGIVFSGGEPTIDPALGAAIREAREAGFAVGLHTAGIYPARLADVLPDLDWVGLDIKALPEDYEAVTRIRGSAQPAWESLRHLAASGVAFECRTTLEPGLFDDASLLALADKLVEFGTRRYALQAYRPVQDRALTQPPFRPSPAVLAQLAERFEQFEFRE; this is encoded by the coding sequence GTGAATCACGCTGCCAGCTCGGCTGAGCGGCTGCGCATCGGCGGCCTGGCACGTTTCTCCACGGTAGACTGGCCGGGCCGGCTGGCGTGCGTGGTGTTCGTGCAAGGCTGCCCTTGGCGCTGCGGCTATTGCCACAACCCGCACCTGCAGCCGCGCGATCAGGCCGATGGCCCGGGCTGGCCCGCGCTGCGCGACTGGCTCGAAACGCGGCGCGGCCTGCTCGACGGCATTGTCTTCTCGGGGGGCGAGCCAACCATCGATCCGGCGCTGGGCGCGGCGATCCGCGAGGCGCGTGAAGCCGGCTTCGCCGTCGGCCTGCACACGGCCGGCATCTACCCGGCGCGCCTGGCTGACGTGCTGCCCGATCTCGACTGGGTGGGGCTCGACATCAAGGCCTTGCCCGAAGACTACGAGGCGGTGACGCGCATTCGCGGGTCGGCCCAGCCCGCCTGGGAAAGCCTGCGTCATCTGGCGGCGTCCGGCGTCGCCTTCGAATGCCGCACCACGCTCGAACCCGGCCTGTTCGACGACGCATCGCTGTTGGCGCTGGCGGACAAGTTGGTCGAGTTCGGTACACGCCGTTACGCGCTGCAGGCCTACCGACCGGTGCAGGACAGGGCGCTCACGCAGCCGCCGTTCCGCCCGTCGCCTGCCGTGCTCGCGCAACTGGCGGAGCGTTTCGAGCAGTTCGAGTTCCGCGAATAG
- the nrdD gene encoding anaerobic ribonucleoside-triphosphate reductase, with the protein MNYQDQHQATVQLEPHERQRCEVWTRVMGYHRPVSSFNIGKQGEFGERTYFRESRCQLG; encoded by the coding sequence ATGAACTATCAGGATCAACACCAAGCCACCGTGCAACTGGAGCCGCACGAGCGCCAGCGTTGCGAGGTATGGACGCGCGTGATGGGCTATCACCGCCCGGTATCGTCGTTCAATATCGGCAAGCAGGGCGAGTTCGGCGAGCGGACCTATTTCCGTGAATCACGCTGCCAGCTCGGCTGA
- a CDS encoding ribonucleoside triphosphate reductase: MNEVLTLPRAVIKRDGQQVTFDAGKIRNALVQASNASAEFGVAEAERLTNQVVKTLIDRYGRNVPTIENIQDAVEQTLFAAGHIRTARAYIVYREQHAKLRADKKTVVDVASSINEYLEQQDWRVNANANQGYSLGGLILNVSGKVVANYWLSHVYPPAVGEAHREADIHIHDLDMLSGYCAGWSLRTLLHEGLNGVPGKVEASPPKHLSSAVGQIVNFLGTLQNEWAGAQAFSSFDTYMAPFIRKDNLSYADVKQGIQELIYNLNVPSRWGTQTPFTNLTFDWVCPEDLREQVPYVGGVEMPFTYGELQAEMDMINRAYIEVMMAGDAKGRAFTFPIPTYNITEDFAWESENAELLFDMTAKYGLPYFQNFLNSELKPNMIRSMCCRLQLDLRELLKRGNGLFGSAEQTGSLGVVTINCARIGHVHKGDEEGALRRIDELLELGKQSLELKRKVIQRHIDNGLFPYTKRYLGTLRNHFSTLGVNGINEMIRNFTDDEHDISTEWGHAFACRLLDHIRSRIVVFQEETGHLYNLEATPAEGTTYRFAKEDRKRYAGILQAGTRDKPYYTNSSQLPVGFTDDPFEALERQDELQRKYTGGTVLHLYMNERISSAEACKQLVKRSLSRFRLPYITVTPTFSICPKHGYLAGEHEFCPACDAEALTRKRQAAG; encoded by the coding sequence ATGAACGAGGTACTGACTTTACCGCGCGCAGTGATCAAGCGGGATGGGCAGCAGGTAACTTTCGATGCCGGCAAGATTCGCAATGCACTGGTCCAGGCGAGCAACGCGAGCGCCGAATTCGGTGTGGCGGAAGCCGAGCGGCTGACCAACCAGGTGGTGAAGACGCTGATCGATCGCTATGGCCGGAATGTGCCGACCATCGAGAATATTCAGGACGCGGTCGAGCAGACCTTGTTCGCCGCCGGCCATATCCGCACCGCGCGTGCCTACATCGTCTACCGCGAACAGCATGCCAAGCTGCGCGCCGACAAGAAGACGGTTGTCGACGTCGCCAGCTCGATCAACGAATACCTCGAGCAGCAGGACTGGCGCGTCAACGCCAATGCAAACCAGGGCTACAGCCTGGGCGGGCTGATCCTCAATGTATCGGGCAAGGTCGTCGCCAACTACTGGCTGTCGCACGTCTACCCGCCGGCCGTGGGCGAGGCCCATCGCGAGGCCGATATCCATATCCACGATCTCGACATGCTGTCGGGCTATTGTGCCGGCTGGAGCCTGCGCACCCTGCTGCACGAGGGCCTCAACGGCGTGCCGGGCAAGGTCGAGGCATCGCCGCCGAAGCACCTGTCGAGCGCCGTGGGGCAGATCGTCAACTTCCTCGGCACGCTGCAGAACGAGTGGGCCGGCGCGCAGGCGTTCAGCTCCTTCGATACCTATATGGCGCCGTTCATCCGCAAGGACAATCTGAGCTACGCCGACGTCAAGCAGGGCATCCAGGAACTGATTTACAACCTCAACGTGCCAAGCCGCTGGGGCACGCAAACGCCGTTCACCAACCTGACCTTCGACTGGGTGTGCCCGGAAGATCTGCGCGAGCAGGTGCCCTATGTCGGCGGCGTGGAGATGCCGTTCACCTATGGCGAGCTGCAGGCCGAGATGGACATGATCAACCGCGCCTACATCGAGGTGATGATGGCGGGCGACGCCAAGGGCCGCGCGTTCACCTTCCCGATCCCGACCTACAACATCACCGAGGATTTTGCCTGGGAAAGCGAGAACGCCGAGCTGCTGTTCGACATGACCGCCAAGTACGGCCTGCCGTATTTCCAGAACTTCCTCAACTCCGAGCTCAAGCCGAACATGATCCGCTCGATGTGCTGCCGCCTGCAGCTCGATCTGCGCGAGCTGCTGAAGCGCGGCAACGGCCTGTTCGGCTCGGCCGAACAGACTGGCAGCCTGGGCGTGGTGACGATCAACTGCGCGCGCATCGGCCATGTCCACAAGGGCGATGAAGAGGGCGCACTGCGGCGCATCGACGAGTTGCTCGAACTCGGCAAGCAGTCGCTCGAGCTCAAGCGCAAGGTGATCCAGCGCCACATCGACAACGGCCTGTTTCCGTACACCAAGCGCTACCTCGGCACGCTGCGCAACCACTTCAGCACGCTGGGCGTGAACGGCATCAATGAGATGATCCGTAACTTCACCGACGACGAGCACGACATCAGCACCGAGTGGGGTCACGCCTTTGCCTGCCGCCTGCTCGACCATATCCGCAGCCGCATCGTCGTATTCCAAGAGGAGACGGGGCATCTCTACAACCTCGAAGCGACGCCGGCGGAAGGCACCACCTACCGCTTTGCCAAGGAAGACCGCAAGCGCTACGCCGGCATCCTGCAGGCCGGCACGCGCGACAAGCCGTATTACACCAATTCGAGCCAGCTGCCGGTCGGCTTCACCGACGACCCGTTCGAGGCGCTCGAACGCCAGGACGAGCTGCAGCGCAAGTATACCGGCGGCACGGTGCTGCACCTCTACATGAACGAGCGCATCTCGTCGGCAGAGGCCTGCAAGCAGCTCGTCAAGCGCTCGCTGTCGCGCTTCCGCCTGCCTTACATCACGGTTACGCCGACTTTCTCGATCTGCCCGAAGCACGGTTACCTCGCCGGCGAGCACGAGTTCTGCCCGGCCTGCGATGCCGAGGCTCTGACCCGCAAGCGCCAGGCCGCGGGCTGA
- a CDS encoding peptidase U32 family protein, translated as MQKTHTPAARRLQLVAPAGSLAALRVALKNGADAVYLGLKNATNARNFAGLNFTERDIQEGVETAHSMGRKVLFAINTYPQAGKTSEWRQAIDAAVRLKADAVILADPGLLAYARDRHPTLGLHLSVQSSATNVEAIELMREQFGIRRVVLPRVLTLKEIERLIRQTTVEIEVFGFGSLCVMAEGRCLLSSYATGDSPNNRGVCSPAHAVRWQEHGDTLEARLNGVLIDAYGKGEPAGYPTLCKGRFSVENEIDYVLEEPTSLNAVSLLPQLQQMGVSAIKVEGRQRSPTYVGQVVAALRAAIDSAHADPARFSPKPDWMAALARHAEGAQVTQGAYERPWK; from the coding sequence ATGCAAAAGACACACACTCCTGCGGCCCGCCGCCTGCAGCTGGTCGCACCGGCCGGCAGCCTGGCCGCGCTGCGCGTCGCGCTCAAGAATGGCGCCGACGCGGTCTATCTCGGCCTCAAGAACGCCACCAACGCACGCAATTTTGCCGGGCTCAATTTCACCGAACGCGATATCCAGGAAGGCGTCGAGACGGCCCACTCGATGGGACGCAAGGTGCTGTTCGCGATCAACACCTACCCGCAGGCAGGCAAGACCTCGGAATGGCGCCAGGCCATCGATGCCGCCGTGCGGCTGAAGGCCGATGCGGTGATCCTGGCCGACCCGGGGCTACTCGCGTACGCGCGCGACCGCCACCCGACGCTGGGCCTGCACCTGTCGGTGCAAAGCTCGGCGACCAATGTCGAGGCAATCGAGCTGATGCGCGAGCAGTTCGGCATCCGCCGCGTAGTGCTGCCGCGCGTGCTGACGCTCAAGGAAATCGAGCGGCTGATCCGCCAGACCACGGTCGAAATCGAGGTATTCGGCTTCGGCAGCTTGTGCGTGATGGCCGAAGGCCGCTGCCTGCTGTCGTCCTACGCCACCGGCGATTCGCCCAACAACCGCGGCGTGTGCTCGCCGGCCCATGCCGTGCGCTGGCAGGAACACGGCGACACGCTCGAAGCGCGGCTCAACGGCGTGCTCATCGACGCCTATGGCAAGGGTGAGCCGGCCGGCTACCCCACCCTGTGCAAGGGCCGCTTCAGCGTCGAGAACGAGATCGACTATGTGCTCGAAGAGCCGACCAGCCTCAACGCCGTGAGCCTGCTGCCGCAGCTGCAGCAGATGGGCGTGTCGGCGATCAAGGTGGAAGGCCGCCAGCGCAGCCCGACCTATGTCGGCCAGGTAGTAGCCGCATTGCGCGCCGCCATCGACTCGGCACATGCCGACCCGGCGCGCTTCTCGCCCAAGCCCGACTGGATGGCGGCACTCGCACGCCATGCCGAGGGTGCCCAAGTCACGCAAGGCGCTTACGAAAGGCCCTGGAAATGA
- a CDS encoding U32 family peptidase, with translation MAYRISLGPLLYYWQKTEMLNFYASVATSSVDIVYLGETVCSRRHEMRPADWLGLAQDLAAAGKEVVLSTQTLIESESDVIALRRLCAQNDFKIEANELGAVRLLANRVPFVAGPFLNTYHADSARWLAGLGATRIVPPLEMSRDNLAALLAEKPAGLETEVLVWGRMPLAFSARCFTARHLRLNKDDCGFRCIDYPDGLVMNTRENEPFLVLNGIQTQSATCLDLTDQVAELHRLGVDVLRVNPHSQGTLDVVEALATARDGHTQPEAGRYAPPGAAPSNGYWRGEAGMAWQEEQHA, from the coding sequence ATGGCCTACCGCATCTCGCTCGGGCCGCTGCTGTATTACTGGCAGAAAACCGAGATGCTGAATTTCTACGCCAGCGTCGCCACCTCCAGCGTCGACATCGTCTACCTCGGTGAGACCGTGTGCAGCCGCCGCCACGAGATGCGCCCGGCGGACTGGCTGGGCCTGGCGCAGGATCTGGCCGCTGCTGGCAAGGAAGTGGTGCTGTCCACCCAGACGCTGATCGAATCCGAATCCGACGTGATCGCGCTGCGCCGCCTGTGCGCCCAGAACGATTTCAAGATCGAGGCCAACGAGCTCGGCGCGGTGCGCCTGCTGGCCAACCGTGTGCCGTTTGTAGCCGGCCCCTTCCTCAACACCTATCATGCCGATTCCGCGCGCTGGCTCGCCGGCCTCGGCGCCACGCGCATCGTGCCGCCGCTGGAGATGTCGCGCGACAACCTTGCCGCCCTGCTTGCCGAGAAACCCGCCGGGCTGGAGACCGAGGTGCTGGTGTGGGGGCGCATGCCGCTCGCCTTCTCGGCGCGCTGCTTCACCGCCCGCCATCTACGCCTCAACAAGGATGACTGCGGCTTCCGCTGCATCGACTACCCGGACGGACTGGTGATGAACACGCGCGAGAACGAGCCCTTTCTCGTGCTCAACGGCATCCAGACGCAATCGGCCACCTGTCTCGACCTCACCGACCAGGTGGCCGAGCTGCATCGCCTGGGCGTCGACGTATTGCGCGTCAACCCGCACTCGCAGGGCACGCTCGATGTCGTCGAGGCACTCGCCACCGCACGCGACGGCCACACCCAGCCCGAAGCCGGCCGCTACGCGCCGCCTGGCGCGGCCCCCAGCAACGGCTACTGGCGTGGCGAAGCGGGCATGGCCTGGCAGGAGGAGCAGCACGCATGA
- a CDS encoding SCP2 domain-containing protein: protein MKLPDFRLPSPIASLGRKLPAAAHTLPLLGMLDIARRRGWLTAPPALEGRQFRLVIDDLGVTARFRCVNGRFKSTPRASADQDDLTLSADAVDYLRLTLGLEDADTLFFRRRLKIEGDTELGLEVKYWLDAAERPAWLAKMARHFEEQAT from the coding sequence ATGAAGCTACCTGATTTCCGCCTGCCCTCGCCGATCGCGAGCCTTGGCCGCAAGCTGCCGGCCGCCGCCCACACCCTGCCGCTGCTCGGCATGCTCGATATCGCGCGCCGCCGTGGCTGGCTCACCGCACCGCCGGCGCTCGAAGGCCGGCAGTTCCGCCTGGTGATCGACGATCTCGGCGTCACCGCCCGTTTTCGCTGCGTCAACGGCCGCTTCAAGTCCACCCCACGCGCCAGCGCGGACCAGGATGACCTGACGCTGTCGGCCGATGCCGTCGACTACCTGCGCCTGACGCTGGGGCTCGAAGATGCCGACACGCTGTTCTTCCGTCGTCGCCTCAAGATTGAAGGCGACACCGAGCTCGGGCTCGAGGTGAAATACTGGCTGGACGCCGCCGAGCGGCCCGCTTGGCTGGCAAAGATGGCACGCCATTTCGAGGAGCAGGCGACGTGA
- a CDS encoding putative zinc-binding protein produces the protein MKDSDRPLVYSCSGCSSVAQLANQCAVRLDRENLAEMSCISGVGGGVPALTRLARSGRPILALDGCALACVKACLAQAGVAPDTHLVLNQLGARKRYHADCGDDEAATVWLTVREAVQELSDEPLLRDD, from the coding sequence GTGAAAGACAGCGACCGGCCATTGGTTTACTCCTGCTCGGGCTGCTCGAGCGTGGCCCAGCTTGCCAACCAGTGTGCCGTTCGGCTCGATCGCGAAAATCTTGCCGAAATGTCGTGCATCAGCGGGGTGGGCGGCGGCGTGCCGGCCCTCACCCGGCTCGCGCGCTCCGGGCGCCCCATCCTGGCCCTCGACGGCTGTGCGCTGGCCTGCGTCAAGGCCTGCCTCGCCCAGGCTGGCGTCGCCCCCGACACGCATCTAGTATTGAATCAGCTCGGCGCGCGCAAGCGCTACCACGCCGACTGTGGCGACGACGAAGCCGCCACGGTATGGCTGACGGTGCGCGAGGCAGTGCAGGAGCTGAGCGACGAACCACTCCTGCGCGACGACTGA